The following coding sequences lie in one Ostrea edulis chromosome 8, xbOstEdul1.1, whole genome shotgun sequence genomic window:
- the LOC130049400 gene encoding E3 ubiquitin-protein ligase TRIM71-like — MDPFRRAQIILLCDLCKTAHLQSHCERCDINLCQTCVGKHLSDSSIRHKVVLYKYRKSLNYSTCPHHADELCKHYCEKCDLPVCSTCVSSSKHKGHDISDILEKLSSKTESLQKDLDELETRIYPRYEEMASDVQTEKAPLETNYGELTTIADQQGEILHREITAIVNQRKSDIQEMKNKHLSTLNKNTEEITQKMAELKQIMSDLKSILKSNDVSLTSTYKSRNSEFRTLPPKVRVTVPSLSAQKINKDQLNEMFGSLSPLSINTEHGDTMKSAEAVSSPPVKPLLDEPRVTATIDTGYRQLFSVSCLSEDQVWTCSQLNNTMKLLNLQSELLTSIQTKSGDTPTDIAVTRDGDLVYTDDSNNTVNLIKNKQIQTVITLQGWRPLSVCSTASDDLLVTMDSDDYKPSKVVRYSGSTEKQSIQFDDQGRPLYSSDAYIKYLSENKNLDICVTDQSASAVVVVNQSGKLRFRYTGHLSNTKQSFKPVGITTDSQSHILTADRHNDRIHILDQDGQFLRYIHCDLESPLGLCVDIRDNLFVAECITAKVKKIQYL, encoded by the coding sequence ATGGACCCGTTCCGCAGAGCCCAGATTATCCTATTGTGTGACCTCTGTAAAACTGCCCacctacagagtcactgtgaacgTTGTGATATAAATCTATGCCAGACCTGTGTTGGGAAGCACCTCTCGGATTCGTCTATAAGACACAAAGTCGTGCTCTATAAATACCGAAAATCTCTTAACTACTCAACATGTCCACACCACGCCGACGAACTCTGTAAACATTACTGTGAGAAATGTGATcttcctgtctgttctacctgcgtcTCCTCAAGtaaacacaaaggtcacgatatatcagatattctggaaaaactcagctctaaaacagaaagtttacagaAAGATCTGGACGAACTCGAGACCAGAATTTACCcgcgatatgaagaaatggcgtcCGATGTTCAAACTGAGAAAGCCCCGTTAGAAACGAATTACGGAGAACTAACAACAATTGCCGATCAACAAGGAGAAATCTTACACCGGGAaatcaccgccattgtcaaccagcggaaatccgacattcaggagatgaaaaacaaacacctatctaccctgaataaaaatacagaagaaatcacacagaaaatggcggaactcaaacagatcatgtccgacttgaaatcaatcctaaaatcaaatgacgtctccttaacctctacttacaaatctaggaattctgaatttagaacattaccgcctaaagtccgagttACAGTACCCAGTTTGTctgctcagaaaataaacaaagatcagctcaatgagatgtttggttctctgtcgccattatccattaacacagaacatggcgacacaatgaagtcagcagaagctgtatcgtctcctccagtcaaaccactgcttgatgagccgcgcgtcaccgccaccatagacactgggtatagaCAACTAttcagtgttagctgtctgagtgaagatcaagtctggacatgcAGTCAGTTAAACAACaccatgaagctgctcaacctccagagtgAACTACTGACATCtatacaaaccaagtcaggggaCACACCAAcagacatagcagtgacacgggacggagatcttgtttatactgacgaTAGTAATAACACCGTgaacttaattaagaataaacagatacagaccgtgatcacactacaggggtggagacctcTCTCTGTCTGCAGTACCGCCTCTGacgatctcctggttaccatggacAGTGATGATTACAAACcatccaaagtcgtgcgttactccggctccacagagaaacaaagcattcagtttgatgatcagggtcgtcctctctactcaTCTGATGCTTACATTAAATACCTCAGTGAAaacaagaacctggatatctgtgtgacTGACCAGTCagctagtgcagtagtggtggtcaatcagtcaggaaaactccgatttagatacactggtcatctctcTAATACCAAGCAATCATTTAAACCAGtgggcatcactacagacagccagagtcacatcctgacagcagaccgTCACAAtgaccgtatccacatcctagatcaggacggacagttcctccgttacattcactgtgatttagaGTCTCCAttaggtttatgtgtggacatcagagacaacctctttgtggctgagtgtatcactgctaaagtgaaaaaaatccaatatctataa